The nucleotide window GTTTTCGGTTTTCCAAATATACTATTGGTAACAAAACGGTCATAAACGAATAAAGGAAAGACAAAAGcaataaaacaaaacacaatATATTGATCAACAAATGTGTGATGAACACAACACAGATCTTTCTATTCAAGTGTTAGCTAAGTTGATTATTATTACCACAAACCTAAAACTCAAAACATTATTAACGTCATTTGTTTTAACTCAAAATCAAAACGAATCGAACAGTAAACACCTAGGCCAAATGATTAAGAAAAATAACAGAAAATAAATAAGTATTTactttttctcaaaaatcatttGGTGGGTAATAATGATTTGCAAGACAATATAAAAAGATATTCGGAATCAATTTGGGACATTAAAATAGGGGGCGGTTCCCCTAAGAAGCCTATTTTGCCTAAGTTGCCTAAGAAGCAATCTACACCATGTTTTTAAACAACCAATGGACCAGATTAAATCCCTAATATTAAACTAGATAAGTAAACAAATAAAACGCGCGGGGGTATTTTCGCCATAAACAAAAAAATTAGTACTGGACAAAAAGGAAAGCAGTTATTGACGATTCAAAACAGTTCTTCTTCACTCTCTCTCAAAACTTCCCAATCGCTAACAAACGTCCCCTAAAATCGACAATCAGAGAGACGAAAATCgaacaaacaacaacaaaaacagcATCAACGATGGATTCAGAGAGTACGTTccatttttttttgcattttggtGTATTCGTTTCAATTTTGTACGGTTTTTCTAAGTTTCTTCGAAATCAAATCGATTACACAGGTTCTAAGAGATCTACAAGAAGCCAGAAGCATAAAGAAACAAAACCTGATGACGATTTCGAAGGTTTGTTAAGGATCTGTAAACGAACAGATTTCTAGGGTtttaatatgtctaaactgattCATGTTCTGCATTTTATAAAACAGATCgatcgttgtgttttaatgaaatagTGCTGGTTTATTTTTTGTGCTGGTTTATTTTCTGTGCTGGTTTAACCTATGTGCTAGTTTAGTGTTTTAGAAATATCTAGCACAAAGTTGTGGTTGGTTTTCTGATTTTGAAATCGGTGCTGGTTTAACTTCCGTGCTAGTTTAGTGTTTTTTAAGAAACTAGCACAAAGTTCTAGTTGGTTTACCGTCTGTGCTAGTTTATTGCTTTAGAAGAAACTAGCACAAAGGGTTTAGTGTTTTCTAGTAAACTAGCACAAATTCTAGTTGGTTTACCGTCTGTGCTACTTTAGTGTTTTAGAAGAAACTAGCACAAGTGGTTTTTTGGGTTCCAAATCTGTGCTGGTTTACCGACTGTGCTACTTTTAAATTCAGGAGATAAGTAATATAAGTTTCAGTTGCTTTTTTGTGTGTGAAAACAGAGCTGTATAATCCCAAACCACTACAAATTGTACAACCAGGAGAACCAATCCCTACTTTTGATAATGAACCTTTGCATCCCATTCCACTAAAAGTTGTAAGACCAACAAAAAAGGAATATTATATGAGTCCAAAATTTTGGAATGAAGTAGCAATCTGGGGGCCAAGCTATACCAATCATCCTACTTCTGGTGGTGAACCTTCAGATCCCATAAAAGAAGAGATTGATGAGAAACCTGAAATCTCAGTTGTACAACCcaaaaaagaagaagatgatgaaaaacaAAAGATCCCCATCCTACAACCTAAACATGAAGAAGATGAGGAAAAACCTATAATCTTAGTCAAGAATTTTGGAAGGAAGTAGCAATCTAGCCAGCTCCTGCTATGATCATCATGTTTATGTTGTTTGTTTTAGTTTTCTAATGTTATCAATGTTGTTATGTATTATGATCATGTTTTTCTGAACCTTATGTAACAATGATGTTTTGAATTATAAAAATCATGGTTTATTATGTATTAAATGATCAAAATGGTACTggttattgtttttttaatatatagtacACTTTATAACTTGTGCTGGTTACTATGTTTCTTCTGAAATTACTTGCAGGCTCATCAGACAGTGACTTCGAACAAccggaaaagaaacaaaaaacagCACTAAAAGCTGTTGCCACAAACGTTGAACCTATACGATCAACACTTTTCAAGGAATTTGATAAGAAAAAAAGAATTAGAATCAGGAACAGCCCAAAAAACCTTGCTCAATTCATGCAAGTGTTATCTGACGAACAGAAAGCAGAAGTAGATAACATGGGATTTGAAAGCATGAAGAACTTTGATATAACAAATATACCAACTGATCTGGGATACTGGCTCACTAACAATTATGAACCTACAATCAACACACTGAATCTAGGTACACATAATGTAGTGATAACACCTAACCTAGTACAAGAAGTTCTTGGCATACCAATGGGTAAAGTGAAGGTTAAGGAGTTGACTAAACCATCAATGAGTGATCCAGTTGTTGCAGAGTTTAGAAATCAATTTGAAATTGATGATGAACTGCCAAAAATGCGTCATATTATTCATGTTGTGAAAGAACAGAAGGAGAGTGGAAGGCTATTTCAACTGAACTTTCTTGTAATGTTCAACTCAATAATGGCAGAGCTCACACACGGTGGCAGCGTCAACatgaaattccttacaacatTGCAACCTGATGTAGATATTAAGGATGTTGACTGGTGCAGCTACGTGATCGACTGCTTGAACAGAAAGACAACAAGCTGGTTCCAATCTAAAGCAGCACATTACATCGGACCGATAACATTTCTAGTGGTATGTTGTAGTTATCTAAAAATGAtctatatttattgttttttatcaAACATAATAACAAAAACTAACTTGTAAATCAATCAGTTGGTTTATGCTCATGATACATACCAAAGAACAAATCCAACACAGAAGATGATACCAGCTGTAATGTATCATAAAAATGATACAATTAAAAAGCTTGGTCCGGTGgtggaaagcaataaaagaaagaGAAGTGAAAAAGATTGGAAACCAGCACAGAAACTCACCTTGACAACACAAACACCTACTCAAAAGGTGGTGAAGAGTAAGAAGAAAACAAGTTTGAAAGCAGCAACAACTGGTGAAACAGAAGAAAATGAAAAACGAAAGAATTTGAAGGTAAaactgaagatgaagaaaaaagCACCAGCTGAACAACCTCTATCCACATATCAAAAAATCTCAAAGGAAACTGATGAAGCTAGAAATCATTACTTTAGTGACTTCCCAGAATCTCTAGACATTACACAAAGTTTGGACATTCCACAATCCCAGGAAAAACTCtcacaaattccacctacaaATCCAACAAGTGGAGTGGTAAATTCTATTTTATTGTGTTTATCTGTAGTATTACTGAAAAAAGTGCTGGTTTAGATGGTTATTGAAAAAATGTGCTACTTTTATGACATTTGTTGAAAAATGTGCTACTTTTATGACATTTAGTGTTTGGAATGTTAAATTGTGCTAGTTTATACCTAGTATATGTTAGTTTAATGTTAGAATTTGGAATGTGAAATTGTGCTGATTTATATGCTAAAGTGTGCTGGTTTAAATGGATTGTAAAACTGTGCTAGTTTGAAATGTGCTACTTTTACAATTTGTGCTACTTTATAAAAAGAATGTGCTGGTTATCTTTTCAGGAATGGATTTGTCTGATAAAATCCAAAACAAAAGAGCTGGACATGCATGTCAAAGAAACACACGAAATGATTACAAAATGTTTAACAAAGTACAGAGGTGAGGAGGTTGTGGATGCTGTGGATGAGTGGAGAAAAAGATTGGTAGTATATGGTGAAAAGTACAATTTCGAGAAGCAAGAATCAGAAGCATGGaatgaagaaaagaaaaaaggAGGAAGTGGAGAGAAGACAGAAGGAGGGAATGAAAAGGAAGAAGGGAATGAAGTTAAACTTACCCAATCACAAAAAAAATGGTGGTCTCACAATTTGATTCAACTCCTTTCAGAATCACCAGTTCAATGTGGCCAGAGGTTATAAAAGAAATAGAAAAGGCAGAACAAGTAGCAAGCAGCAAAAAAGATGGTGCTGATCATGGAGTTGGTGGTGAAGAAGAAAAGGATGCAGGTGGAGAAAAGGCTAAAGATGGTAAACCTGATGGGGAAACAACAAAGAAAGGAGGTGAAGATGCTAATGAACCACCAAAGGGAGAAAGTGACACTGCTGGTCAACCAGCAAAGAAAGAAGGAAATGAGGCTGCTGGTCAACCAGCACAGCAAGGAGAGGTTTTTAAAACACCAGAAAAGGAAACCAAAAAAGACAGTGAAAAACAAGAATTCATAGGTGAAGACCTAAACGCCGGAGACCAGAAGAAAAGCAAACGTACAACTCACCCTGCCGAACCTTTATGTTCACCATATATGCAGCGAGTTgtacaaataaaaacaaaaactgaAAAAATTGAAGTAAGGATAGCCGAATGGATGTTCTCGACAATTGACGACCCCTGGTAAGTATAAAAACCAACAAAATCTTAATtggataaaaataagtatttaaacTAATGTGTATTACAACAATGCAGGGTGTTTATATTTGAGACAACATTTAGCACAAAACTTTCAAGGGTATTTCTGGAGTCGCTTCACCCGAACTTATACATACATGTCCAAGTCCTAACAGCTTGGTCATTGGTACTAAACAGTGAAGAGGTCTACAGAAGCAAAGGTTCACCGGCAAGAGTTTTCTGCCCATGCAACATGCTGGTATGTTTTCTAATATGTGCTGGTTTTAATAACAGATTAGAAAAAGCACATTTAACAAAATGTGCTGGATTATTACACATTGTGCTGGTTTTGAaatattaatgttttattaatAGCTGGTTAGTCTAATATATGAAATGCTATTATTGTGCTGGTTCATAACACATTGTGCTGGTGCTGGTTTATAACACATTGTGCTGGTTTCTGTGCAGGGAGAAAACAATTTCAAACCAAAACTGAACAAAAAGACATGCACACAAAATTTCAGAGAAAACATTGCCGCGACATTGATGACTACCGAGTTTGGAACTATTAGGAAAGTGGACATGTTGTTCATTCCAATACTACAAAACAAGCACTACTACATTGTATGTTTTGATTTCAAGGGAGAAGCCATCAAGATTATAGACAACATGAAAGGGAAAGCAAAAGCACAAAAAATGGCACGTGCTAAAAGAGTGGTAATATATTGATGCCCATTAATTCTGTGctgtttattttaattatatttgtgatgcttagggattttgattttgaaaattttcaaattaCAGAAAGAAATTGTATGTGATTACCTTGAAGTTGAATACCCAACAATGCACCCAAAGATGTCGCCCTTGGAACCAGAAATAATGAAAATG belongs to Helianthus annuus cultivar XRQ/B chromosome 5, HanXRQr2.0-SUNRISE, whole genome shotgun sequence and includes:
- the LOC118492202 gene encoding uncharacterized protein LOC118492202, whose translation is MDSESSKRSTRSQKHKETKPDDDFEELYNPKPLQIVQPGEPIPTFDNEPLHPIPLKVVRPTKKEYYMSPKFWNEVAIWGPSYTNHPTSGGEPSDPIKEEIDEKPEISVVQPKKEEDDEKQKIPILQPKHEEDEEKPIILVKNFGRK